One uncultured Jannaschia sp. DNA segment encodes these proteins:
- a CDS encoding DM13 domain-containing protein has translation MMRWFRRIATHSVALGLGFGLGIYFLPILTAPPSPDAATLSAMAQDARYTASFAQDLRGHDLLHWGEGTVSLGPGGIVHEGRLAPGPDYMVYLVPEFVEHEDEFAPLKAQSVVVGPVKTFEGFALDLPADIDLDAYTTVLVWCEAFSEFIAAAEYR, from the coding sequence ATGATGCGTTGGTTCAGGCGGATCGCGACCCATTCCGTGGCCCTCGGGCTGGGCTTTGGGCTGGGCATATACTTCCTGCCGATCCTGACCGCTCCGCCCTCGCCCGACGCCGCCACGCTCAGCGCGATGGCACAGGACGCGCGCTACACCGCGTCCTTCGCGCAGGACCTGCGCGGGCACGACCTTCTGCATTGGGGCGAGGGTACGGTCAGCCTCGGCCCGGGCGGGATCGTGCATGAAGGGCGCCTCGCGCCAGGGCCGGATTACATGGTGTACCTGGTGCCGGAATTCGTCGAGCACGAGGACGAGTTCGCGCCGCTCAAGGCCCAAAGCGTCGTGGTGGGCCCTGTGAAAACCTTCGAGGGCTTCGCGCTCGACCTTCCGGCCGATATCGACCTCGACGCCTATACGACCGTTCTGGTCTGGTGCGAGGCCTTCTCGGAGTTCATCGCCGCGGCCGAATACCGCTAG